The Bubalus kerabau isolate K-KA32 ecotype Philippines breed swamp buffalo chromosome X, PCC_UOA_SB_1v2, whole genome shotgun sequence genome has a segment encoding these proteins:
- the NONO gene encoding non-POU domain-containing octamer-binding protein, with the protein MQSNKTFNLEKQNHTPRKHHQHHHQQHHQQQQQQPPPPPMPANGQQASSQNEGLTIDLKNFRKPGEKTFTQRSRLFVGNLPPDITEEEMRKLFEKYGKAGEVFIHKDKGFGFIRLETRTLAEIAKVELDNMPLRGKQLRVRFACHSASLTVRNLPQYVSNELLEEAFSVFGQVERAVVIVDDRGRPSGKGIVEFSGKPAARKALDRCSEGSFLLTTFPRPVTVEPMDQLDDEEGLPEKLVIKNQQFHKEREQPPRFAQPGSFEYEYAMRWKALIEMEKQQQDQVDRNIKEAREKLEMEMEAARHEHQVMLMRQDLMRRQEELRRMEELHNQEVQKRKQLELRQEEERRRREEEMRRQQEEMMRRQQEGFKGTFPDAREQEIRMGQMAMGGAMGINNRGAMPPAPVPAGTPAPPGPATMMPDGTLGLTPPTTERFGQAATMEGIGAIGGTPPAFNRAAPGAEFAPNKRRRY; encoded by the exons ATGCAGAGCAATAAAACTTTTAACTTGGAGAAACAAAACCACACTCCAAGGAAGCATCATCAACATCACCATCAGCAGCACcaccagcagcaacagcagcagccaccACCTCCACCAATGCCTGCAAATGGGCAGCAAGCCAGCAGCCAGA ATGAAGGCTTGACTATTGACCTGAAGAATTTTAGGAAACCAGGAGAGAAGACCTTCACCCAGCGTAGCCGGCTCTTTGTGGGCAATCTTCCTCCTGACATCACTGAGGAGGAAATGAGGAAACTGTTTGAGAAATATGGGAAGGCAGGCGAAGTCTTCATTCATAAGGACAAGGGCTTTGGCTTTATCCGCTTG GAAACACGAACCCTAGCGGAGATTGCCAAAGTAGAACTGGACAACATGCCACTCCGTGGAAAGCAGCTGCGTGTGCGCTTTGCCTGCCACAGTGCATCCCTTACAGTCCGAAACCTTCCTCAGTATGTGTCCAATGAACTGCTGGAGGAGGCCTTTTCTGTGTTCGGCCAGGTGGAGAGGGCTGTAGTCATTGTGGATGATCGAGGCAGGCCCTCAGGAAAAGGCATTGTTGAATTCTCAGGGAAGCCAGCTGCTCGGAAAGCTCTGGACAGATGCAGTGAAGGCTCCTTCCTGCTAACCAC aTTTCCTCGACCTGTGACTGTGGAGCCCATGGACCAGTTAGATGATGAGGAGGGACTCCCAGAGAAGCTGGTTATAAAGAATCAGCAATTTCACAA AGAGCGAGAGCAGCCACCCAGATTTGCACAGCCTGGCTCCTTTGAGTATGAGTATGCCATGCGCTGGAAGGCACTTATTGAGATGgaaaagcagcagcaggaccaAGTGGACCGAAACATCAAGGAAGCTCGTGAGAAGctggagatggagatggaggcTGCTCGCCATGAGCACCAGGTCATGCTAATGAGGCAGG ATTTGATGAGGCGTCAAGAAGAACTTCGGAGGATGGAAGAGCTGCACAATCAAGAAGTGCAAAAACGAAAGCAGCTGGAGCTCag gcaggaggaggagcGCAGGCGCCGTGAGGAAGAGATGCGGCGGCAACAAGAAGAAATGATGCGACGACAGCAGGAAGGATTCAAGGGAACCTTCCCTGATGCG agagAGCAAGAGATACGGATGGGTCAGATGGCTATGGGAG GTGCTATGGGCATAAACAACAGAGGTGCCATGCCCCCTGCTCCTGTGCCAGCTGGTACCCCAGCTCCTCCAGGACCAGCCACTATGATGCCAGATGGAACCTTGGGATTG